The following coding sequences are from one Musa acuminata AAA Group cultivar baxijiao chromosome BXJ1-6, Cavendish_Baxijiao_AAA, whole genome shotgun sequence window:
- the LOC103987180 gene encoding BEL1-like homeodomain protein 1 — MATFIHGAPEVQPDGLQTLFLMNPGYAGYMDAAAPANMVLLNSTMNSLNPIILAQTGQTNQQQQDFVGIPLQPTAWLRDSDRPLPIHASHDASVLPRLHHNLWTPTPTSNSVDVASQFNPRRRGLSLSLSPHEMAMTPASAHEVKFAASAGGANGVSGRRSFLMGSKYLKAAQQLLDEVVDVGKGIKDEAAKGPKSRNTEQKGEETTSTKQRADLTTAERQELQMKKAKLISMLEEAEQRYRKYNHQMQTVIASFEAVAGHGSARTYTVLAQRTISKQFRCLRDAIVGQIRATCKTLGEEDTKLGNSRLRFIDQHLRQQRQMIQPNAWRPQRGLPERSVSVLRAWLFEHFLHPYPTDSDKFMLAKQTGLTRSQVANWFINARVRLWKPMVEEIYLEETKHHEQRNADETVTKIDANGRSTSKSSTGMTDSLKNDVKQPSAAAQPPPPPPPPFEPKLDALSNQELLMKFMDARQRIEEQAYPLIAGSSSQGGDHEAYPTFASRFSGNGVSLTLGLQNSGNLSLSGALPSIPSSESVWAGGWR; from the exons atgGCGACGTTCATTCATGGAGCTCCGGAAGTGCAACCGGATGGGCTGCAGACCCTCTTCCTCATGAACCCCGGCTACGCTGGCTACATGGACGCAGCAGCTCCGGCCAACATGGTCCTACTCAACTCCACGATGAATTCATTGAATCCGATCATTCTCGCACAAACAGGCCAGACGAACCAGCAGCAGCAGGACTTCGTCGGAATCCCTCTCCAACCAACAGCGTGGCTCCGTGACTCGGACCGCCCCCTACCGATCCACGCGTCCCATGATGCGTCGGTACTCCCCCGCCTCCATCACAACCTCTGGACGCCGACGCCCACGAGCAACTCCGTCGACGTGGCATCCCAGTTCAATCCCCGGCGGCGAGGACTGTCTCTGAGCCTCTCGCCACATGAGATGGCGATGACTCCGGCGAGCGCCCACGAGGTGAAGTTTGCGGCGTCTGCAGGTGGCGCGAATGGCGTCTCAGGCCGGCGGAGCTTCTTGATGGGTTCCAAGTACTTGAAGGCAGCTCAACAGTTGCTCGACGAGGTGGTCGACGTCGGGAAGGGGATTAAAGACGAGGCAGCGAAGGGGCCTAAGTCGAGGAACACAGAGCAGAAAGGTGAAGAAACCACGAGCACGAAGCAAAGAGCGGATCTGACAACAGCTGAGAGGCAGGAGCTGCAGATGAAGAAGGCCAAGCTCATCAGCATGCTCGAGGAG GCGGAACAGAGATACAGGAAGTACAACCACCAGATGCAAACCGTGATCGCTTCCTTCGAAGCTGTTGCTGGCCATGGATCTGCAAGAACATACACCGTCCTCGCTCAGCGGACCATATCGAAGCAATTCCGGTGTCTCCGAGACGCCATCGTCGGCCAGATTCGAGCAACCTGCAAGACTTTGGGGGAGGAAGACACCAAGCTGGGGAACTCGAGGCTTCGGTTCATCGATCAGCATCTGAGACAGCAGAGGCAGATGATCCAGCCGAATGCCTGGCGACCTCAGCGAGGCCTCCCTGAACGCTCTGTTTCCGTTCTCCGAGCTTGGCTGTTCGAGCACTTCCTCCACCC ATACCCAACGGATTCGGACAAGTTTATGCTGGCCAAGCAAACAGGACTCACGAGGAGTCAG GTCGCGAATTGGTTCATCAATGCGAGAGTGCGCCTATGGAAGCCCATGGTGGAGGAAATTTACCTGGAAGAGACGAAGCACCACGAACAACGCAACGCCGATGAGACTGTAACCAAGATTGACGCCAATGGACGCTCCACATCCAAGTCCAGCACAGGGATGACTGATAGCCTCAAGAACGACGTCAAGCAACCATCTGCAGCAgcacaaccaccaccaccaccaccaccaccatttgAGCCGAAGCTGGACGCCTTGAGCAACCAAGAGCTGCTGATGAAGTTCATGGACGCGAGGCAGAGGATTGAGGAGCAAGCATACCCGTTGATAGCAGGCAGCAGCAGCCAAGGAGGTGATCATGAGGCCTATCCGACATTTGCTTCGAGGTTCTCAGGCAATGGCGTCTCCCTCACGCTTGGCCTTCAAAACAGTGGAAACCTCTCGCTGTCGGGAGCGCTGCCATCCATTCCATCCAGCGAGAGCGTATGGGCAGGAGGATGGAGATGA